From one Culex quinquefasciatus strain JHB chromosome 3, VPISU_Cqui_1.0_pri_paternal, whole genome shotgun sequence genomic stretch:
- the LOC6037152 gene encoding uncharacterized protein LOC6037152 isoform X4 has translation MSYQCLLVLTLSLLATSVSLANPASAAEKAAATTSALPKAQDPLFNKMLAEKSDGIPMAHNPLYNKMLPEDLEENLIDDDDEPAKKPADSNPKYAQHAALLKKLAKEQQQKQESTTMGIVPINKSEDKDSFDDEDSYEDEGDLLLDNDDKVAPKSTEAPKSTTAKPKPSDAPKQAATSTAKTSVADNEILDEIDEDDEEYQYDEDDADDEKIDFDAVDKLLAQKNKNKKQQQQKETATGAATSKKTDSKNANYPEYYDEDDEDDDDDYNMEEQVHLCPRDCICERNMHAYLVATCSRLDLDTQKFSPSITDLQVLDVGPKYPIVLSAEFFKQIGLSHVVSIKISNCTIEYISPTAFAGLDDLYSVNLTNSGIDMLHPDTFANNTKLRLLTLSGNDLSAMQSVNYNTPYTDYMLKAPSIEELDISKCNLQALQPTAFNELKNIIYINLADNKLKTLPEGIFDKVETIEELDLSTNSIAELPKNIFNKTSLAILHLKYNLISSNLDFVTADLQKLDLSYCQIRNINGQMFKGMEGLTNLILKGNRIKKINQIAFTSLKGLRQIDLSQNYLDQISALTFLGNKDLDIIKLNDNPRLKQLPAEGFQSSYGTFNTYMLDVSNCDISELANNTFKTMPQLTRLNLAWNNLQTLEPAVLSYLDKLMELDLSNNLITDLGEHTFTQNRNLNKLNLSGNQISRLSAKVFLPLQYLNHLDVSDCDLRTIWDSSNQLAKNPKVLPNLKLLNVSYNEIYSVYVSDLESLTSLRVLDIKNNSLKCNPHFKALIKWLGVKKVSLGDSSKEQRTHAELNAYITDNSAPLIEWSQFAQEICQTAKNAGGDSPVVVKDTEIDETDDDDNDTEEDETDDEDYSEEQNTKNEDPIDSNDPQYYDEDGNDDDDDENENLVDAANGLQKIEQAILGGKIKSDDPLDEEVVILDGNTLLQISGLWLPILCIAMGIVVIMLAISRIFAIMMRKRGERYRQALLASKNSIVYQKLTEDIVAPKTPKVHRYAPIQQV, from the exons ATGAGCTACCAGTGCTTACTGGTACTCACGCTGTCGCTGCTGGCGACCAGCGTGAGCTTAGCCAACCCGGCGTCGGCCGCCGAGAAGGCCGCGGCCACGACCAGTGCCCTGCCCAAGGCCCAGGACCCGCTGTTCAACAAGATGCTCGCCGAGAAGTCCGACGGCATCCCGATGGCGCACAACCCGCTGTACAACAAGATGCTGCCGGAAGATCTGGAGGAGAACCTCATCGATGATGATGACGAGCCGGCGAAGAAGCCGGCCGACAGCAATCCCAAGTACGCCCAGCACGCGGCGCTGCTCAAGAAGCTGGCCaaggagcagcagcagaagcaggAGTCCACGACGATGG GAATTGTGCCTATCAACAAGAGCGAAGACAAGGACAGCTTCGACGACGAGGATAGCTACGAAGACGAGGGAGACCTGCTGCTGGACAACGACGACAAAGTTGCG CCCAAGTCCACCGAGGCTCCCAAGTCTACGACGGCCAAGCCGAAACCATCGGATGCCCCCAAACAGGCGGCCACGTCCACCGCAAAGACCTCCGTCGCGGACAACGAGATCCTAGACGAGATCGACGAGGACGACGAGGAGTACCAGTACGATGAAGACGATGCGGACGATGAGAAGATCGACTTCGATGCCGTCGACAAGCTGCTGGCCCagaagaacaagaacaagaagcaGCAACAGCAGAAGGAAACGGCTACCGGTGCTGCCACCAGCAAGAAAACTGACAGCAAGAATGCT AACTACCCGGAATACTACGACGAAGATGATGAGGATGACGATGATGACTACAACATGGAAGAGCAAGTGCACCTGTGCCCACGGGACTGCATCTGCGAGCGCAACATGCACGCCTACCTGGTGGCCACCTGCAGCCGGCTTGATCTGGACACCCAGAAGTTCTCGCCGTCCATCACCGATCTGCAAGTCCTGGACGTTGGTCCCAAGTATCCGATCGTTCTGAGTGCCGAGTTCTTCAAGCAAATTGGTCTTTCGCACGTGGTTTCCATCAAGATCAGCAACTGCACGATCGAATACATCAGCCCGACGGCGTTCGCCGGACTGGATGATCTGTACTCGGTGAACCTGACCAACTCGGGGATTGACATGCTCCATCCGGATACCTTCGCCAACAACACCAAGCTGCGACTGCTCACGCTGTCCGGAAACGATCTCAGTGCAATGCAGAGCGTCAACTACAACACTCCGTACACCGATTACATGCTGAAGGCTCCGTCCATCGAAGAGCTGGACATCTCCAAGTGCAATCTGCAGGCTCTGCAGCCCACGGCCTTCAACGAGCTCAAGAACATCATCTACATCAACCTGGCCGACAACAAGCTGAAGACGCTGCCGGAAGGTATCTTTGACAAGGTGGAAACCATCGAAGAGCTCGACCTGTCGACCAACTCGATCGCCGAACTGCCCAAGAACATCTTCAACAAGACTTCGCTGGCCATTCTGCACCTGAAGTACAACCTGATCAGCAGCAACCTGGACTTTGTCACCGCCGATCTGCAGAAGCTTGACCTGAGCTACTGCCAGATTCGTAACATCAACGGCCAGATGTTCAAGGGAATGGAAGGACTGACCAACCTGATCCTCAAGGGCAACCGCATCAAGAAGATCAACCAGATCGCGTTCACCTCGCTCAAGGGCCTGCGCCAAATTGACCTGTCCCAGAACTATCTGGACCAGATCTCCGCGCTGACCTTCCTCGGCAACAAGGACCTGGACATCATCAAGCTGAATGACAACCCGCGCCTCAAGCAGCTGCCGGCCGAAGGCTTCCAGAGCTCGTACGGCACGTTCAACACATACATGCTGGACGTTTCCAACTGCGACATCTCCGAGCTGGCCAACAACACCTTCAAGACAATGCCGCAGCTAACCCGGCTGAACCTGGCCTGGAATAACCTGCAGACGCTGGAACCGGCCGTGCTGAGCTACTTGGACAAACTGATGGAACTGGACCTGAGCAACAACTTGATCACCGACCTTGGCGAGCACACCTTCACGCAGAATCGCAATCTGAACAAG CTGAACCTCTCCGGCAACCAGATCTCGCGCCTCTCGGCCAAGGTCTTCCTGCCGCTGCAGTACCTGAACCATCTGGACGTGAGCGATTGCGACCTGCGCACGATCTGGGACAGTTCGAACCAGCTGGCTAAGAACCCCAAGGTGCTGCCGAACCTGAAGCTGCTGAACGTGTCGTACAACGAGATCTACAGCGTGTACGTGTCGGACCTGGAATCGCTGACCAGCTTGCGCGTGCTGGACATCAAGAACAACTCGCTCAAGTGCAACCCGCACTTCAAGGCGCTGATCAAGTGGTTGGGCGTGAAGAAGGTTTCGCTGGGCGATTCGAGCAAGGAACAGCGCACTCACGCCGAGCTGAACGCGTACATCACGGACAACTCGGCACCGCTGATCGAGTGGAGCCAGTTTGCGCAGGAGATCTGTCAGACGGCGAAGAACGCTGGCGGTGATTCGCCGGTGGTGGTCAAGGACACCGAAATCGATGAGACGGATGACGATGATAACGATACGGAAGAGGATGAGACCGATGATGAGGACTACTCGGAGGAGCAGAACACCAAGAACGAAGATCCGATCGATAGCAACGATCCTCAGTACTACGACGAGGACGgtaacgatgacgatgatgatgagaaCGAAAACTTGGTGGATGCCGCCAACGGTCTTCAGAAGATCGAGCAGGCCATCCTCGGAGGCAAGATCAAGTCCGACGATCCGCTGGATGAGGAAGTCGTCATCCTGGACGGCAACACGCTGCTCCAGATCAGCGGCCTGTGGTTGCCGATCCTGTGCATTGCCATGGGCATCGTGGTGATCATGCTGGCCATCAGCAGGATCTTCGCGATCATGATGAGGAAACGTGGCGAACGCTACCGCCAGGCTCTGCTTGCTTCCAAGAACTCGATCGTGTACCAGAAGCTGACCGAAGATATTGTGGCGCCCAAAACGCCCAAGGTGCACCGATACGCCCCGATTCAGCAAGTCTAA
- the LOC6037152 gene encoding uncharacterized protein LOC6037152 isoform X3, protein MSYQCLLVLTLSLLATSVSLANPASAAEKAAATTSALPKAQDPLFNKMLAEKSDGIPMAHNPLYNKMLPEDLEENLIDDDDEPAKKPADSNPKYAQHAALLKKLAKEQQQKQESTTMGIVPINKSEDKDSFDDEDSYEDEGDLLLDNDDKVAAVQTGSSSSTTARTTTSTTLSEDEYYDDEGSDETIDPLAIEKVLAESVANNKVIEPKKPVTPKASTSTTTTTTTTTTTTVAPDDEYYNDDDSEELDNEKIDPLAIEKVLAKNAPKSTEAPKSTTAKPKPSDAPKQAATSTAKTSVADNEILDEIDEDDEEYQYDEDDADDEKIDFDAVDKLLAQKNKNKKQQQQKETATGAATSKKTDSKNANYPEYYDEDDEDDDDDYNMEEQVHLCPRDCICERNMHAYLVATCSRLDLDTQKFSPSITDLQVLDVGPKYPIVLSAEFFKQIGLSHVVSIKISNCTIEYISPTAFAGLDDLYSVNLTNSGIDMLHPDTFANNTKLRLLTLSGNDLSAMQSVNYNTPYTDYMLKAPSIEELDISKCNLQALQPTAFNELKNIIYINLADNKLKTLPEGIFDKVETIEELDLSTNSIAELPKNIFNKTSLAILHLKYNLISSNLDFVTADLQKLDLSYCQIRNINGQMFKGMEGLTNLILKGNRIKKINQIAFTSLKGLRQIDLSQNYLDQISALTFLGNKDLDIIKLNDNPRLKQLPAEGFQSSYGTFNTYMLDVSNCDISELANNTFKTMPQLTRLNLAWNNLQTLEPAVLSYLDKLMELDLSNNLITDLGEHTFTQNRNLNKLNLSGNQISRLSAKVFLPLQYLNHLDVSDCDLRTIWDSSNQLAKNPKVLPNLKLLNVSYNEIYSVYVSDLESLTSLRVLDIKNNSLKCNPHFKALIKWLGVKKVSLGDSSKEQRTHAELNAYITDNSAPLIEWSQFAQEICQTAKNAGGDSPVVVKDTEIDETDDDDNDTEEDETDDEDYSEEQNTKNEDPIDSNDPQYYDEDGNDDDDDENENLVDAANGLQKIEQAILGGKIKSDDPLDEEVVILDGNTLLQISGLWLPILCIAMGIVVIMLAISRIFAIMMRKRGERYRQALLASKNSIVYQKLTEDIVAPKTPKVHRYAPIQQV, encoded by the exons ATGAGCTACCAGTGCTTACTGGTACTCACGCTGTCGCTGCTGGCGACCAGCGTGAGCTTAGCCAACCCGGCGTCGGCCGCCGAGAAGGCCGCGGCCACGACCAGTGCCCTGCCCAAGGCCCAGGACCCGCTGTTCAACAAGATGCTCGCCGAGAAGTCCGACGGCATCCCGATGGCGCACAACCCGCTGTACAACAAGATGCTGCCGGAAGATCTGGAGGAGAACCTCATCGATGATGATGACGAGCCGGCGAAGAAGCCGGCCGACAGCAATCCCAAGTACGCCCAGCACGCGGCGCTGCTCAAGAAGCTGGCCaaggagcagcagcagaagcaggAGTCCACGACGATGG GAATTGTGCCTATCAACAAGAGCGAAGACAAGGACAGCTTCGACGACGAGGATAGCTACGAAGACGAGGGAGACCTGCTGCTGGACAACGACGACAAAGTTGCG GCCGTCCAAACTGGCAGCTCGTCCAGCACGACTGCCCGGACCACAACCTCCACGACCCTTTCGGAAGATGAGTACTACGATGACGAGGGAAGCGATGAAACGATCGATCCGCTAGCGATCGAGAAGGTTCTCGCGGAGAGTGTCGCT AACAACAAGGTGATCGAGCCCAAGAAGCCGGTTACGCCAAAGGCCTCGACTTCAACCACCACCACTACAACAACCACGACCACCACAACAGTGGCCCCGGACGATGAGTACTACAATGATGACGATAGCGAAGAGCTCGATAACGAAAAGATCGATCCGCTCGCGATCGAGAAGGTGCTCGCGAAGAACGCT CCCAAGTCCACCGAGGCTCCCAAGTCTACGACGGCCAAGCCGAAACCATCGGATGCCCCCAAACAGGCGGCCACGTCCACCGCAAAGACCTCCGTCGCGGACAACGAGATCCTAGACGAGATCGACGAGGACGACGAGGAGTACCAGTACGATGAAGACGATGCGGACGATGAGAAGATCGACTTCGATGCCGTCGACAAGCTGCTGGCCCagaagaacaagaacaagaagcaGCAACAGCAGAAGGAAACGGCTACCGGTGCTGCCACCAGCAAGAAAACTGACAGCAAGAATGCT AACTACCCGGAATACTACGACGAAGATGATGAGGATGACGATGATGACTACAACATGGAAGAGCAAGTGCACCTGTGCCCACGGGACTGCATCTGCGAGCGCAACATGCACGCCTACCTGGTGGCCACCTGCAGCCGGCTTGATCTGGACACCCAGAAGTTCTCGCCGTCCATCACCGATCTGCAAGTCCTGGACGTTGGTCCCAAGTATCCGATCGTTCTGAGTGCCGAGTTCTTCAAGCAAATTGGTCTTTCGCACGTGGTTTCCATCAAGATCAGCAACTGCACGATCGAATACATCAGCCCGACGGCGTTCGCCGGACTGGATGATCTGTACTCGGTGAACCTGACCAACTCGGGGATTGACATGCTCCATCCGGATACCTTCGCCAACAACACCAAGCTGCGACTGCTCACGCTGTCCGGAAACGATCTCAGTGCAATGCAGAGCGTCAACTACAACACTCCGTACACCGATTACATGCTGAAGGCTCCGTCCATCGAAGAGCTGGACATCTCCAAGTGCAATCTGCAGGCTCTGCAGCCCACGGCCTTCAACGAGCTCAAGAACATCATCTACATCAACCTGGCCGACAACAAGCTGAAGACGCTGCCGGAAGGTATCTTTGACAAGGTGGAAACCATCGAAGAGCTCGACCTGTCGACCAACTCGATCGCCGAACTGCCCAAGAACATCTTCAACAAGACTTCGCTGGCCATTCTGCACCTGAAGTACAACCTGATCAGCAGCAACCTGGACTTTGTCACCGCCGATCTGCAGAAGCTTGACCTGAGCTACTGCCAGATTCGTAACATCAACGGCCAGATGTTCAAGGGAATGGAAGGACTGACCAACCTGATCCTCAAGGGCAACCGCATCAAGAAGATCAACCAGATCGCGTTCACCTCGCTCAAGGGCCTGCGCCAAATTGACCTGTCCCAGAACTATCTGGACCAGATCTCCGCGCTGACCTTCCTCGGCAACAAGGACCTGGACATCATCAAGCTGAATGACAACCCGCGCCTCAAGCAGCTGCCGGCCGAAGGCTTCCAGAGCTCGTACGGCACGTTCAACACATACATGCTGGACGTTTCCAACTGCGACATCTCCGAGCTGGCCAACAACACCTTCAAGACAATGCCGCAGCTAACCCGGCTGAACCTGGCCTGGAATAACCTGCAGACGCTGGAACCGGCCGTGCTGAGCTACTTGGACAAACTGATGGAACTGGACCTGAGCAACAACTTGATCACCGACCTTGGCGAGCACACCTTCACGCAGAATCGCAATCTGAACAAG CTGAACCTCTCCGGCAACCAGATCTCGCGCCTCTCGGCCAAGGTCTTCCTGCCGCTGCAGTACCTGAACCATCTGGACGTGAGCGATTGCGACCTGCGCACGATCTGGGACAGTTCGAACCAGCTGGCTAAGAACCCCAAGGTGCTGCCGAACCTGAAGCTGCTGAACGTGTCGTACAACGAGATCTACAGCGTGTACGTGTCGGACCTGGAATCGCTGACCAGCTTGCGCGTGCTGGACATCAAGAACAACTCGCTCAAGTGCAACCCGCACTTCAAGGCGCTGATCAAGTGGTTGGGCGTGAAGAAGGTTTCGCTGGGCGATTCGAGCAAGGAACAGCGCACTCACGCCGAGCTGAACGCGTACATCACGGACAACTCGGCACCGCTGATCGAGTGGAGCCAGTTTGCGCAGGAGATCTGTCAGACGGCGAAGAACGCTGGCGGTGATTCGCCGGTGGTGGTCAAGGACACCGAAATCGATGAGACGGATGACGATGATAACGATACGGAAGAGGATGAGACCGATGATGAGGACTACTCGGAGGAGCAGAACACCAAGAACGAAGATCCGATCGATAGCAACGATCCTCAGTACTACGACGAGGACGgtaacgatgacgatgatgatgagaaCGAAAACTTGGTGGATGCCGCCAACGGTCTTCAGAAGATCGAGCAGGCCATCCTCGGAGGCAAGATCAAGTCCGACGATCCGCTGGATGAGGAAGTCGTCATCCTGGACGGCAACACGCTGCTCCAGATCAGCGGCCTGTGGTTGCCGATCCTGTGCATTGCCATGGGCATCGTGGTGATCATGCTGGCCATCAGCAGGATCTTCGCGATCATGATGAGGAAACGTGGCGAACGCTACCGCCAGGCTCTGCTTGCTTCCAAGAACTCGATCGTGTACCAGAAGCTGACCGAAGATATTGTGGCGCCCAAAACGCCCAAGGTGCACCGATACGCCCCGATTCAGCAAGTCTAA
- the LOC6037152 gene encoding uncharacterized protein LOC6037152 isoform X1, with protein sequence MSYQCLLVLTLSLLATSVSLANPASAAEKAAATTSALPKAQDPLFNKMLAEKSDGIPMAHNPLYNKMLPEDLEENLIDDDDEPAKKPADSNPKYAQHAALLKKLAKEQQQKQESTTMGIVPINKSEDKDSFDDEDSYEDEGDLLLDNDDKVADAEVLPQVEDLSDVQFSQPSVTESKAVEKQAVQTGSSSSTTARTTTSTTLSEDEYYDDEGSDETIDPLAIEKVLAESVANNKVIEPKKPVTPKASTSTTTTTTTTTTTTVAPDDEYYNDDDSEELDNEKIDPLAIEKVLAKNAPKSTEAPKSTTAKPKPSDAPKQAATSTAKTSVADNEILDEIDEDDEEYQYDEDDADDEKIDFDAVDKLLAQKNKNKKQQQQKETATGAATSKKTDSKNANYPEYYDEDDEDDDDDYNMEEQVHLCPRDCICERNMHAYLVATCSRLDLDTQKFSPSITDLQVLDVGPKYPIVLSAEFFKQIGLSHVVSIKISNCTIEYISPTAFAGLDDLYSVNLTNSGIDMLHPDTFANNTKLRLLTLSGNDLSAMQSVNYNTPYTDYMLKAPSIEELDISKCNLQALQPTAFNELKNIIYINLADNKLKTLPEGIFDKVETIEELDLSTNSIAELPKNIFNKTSLAILHLKYNLISSNLDFVTADLQKLDLSYCQIRNINGQMFKGMEGLTNLILKGNRIKKINQIAFTSLKGLRQIDLSQNYLDQISALTFLGNKDLDIIKLNDNPRLKQLPAEGFQSSYGTFNTYMLDVSNCDISELANNTFKTMPQLTRLNLAWNNLQTLEPAVLSYLDKLMELDLSNNLITDLGEHTFTQNRNLNKLNLSGNQISRLSAKVFLPLQYLNHLDVSDCDLRTIWDSSNQLAKNPKVLPNLKLLNVSYNEIYSVYVSDLESLTSLRVLDIKNNSLKCNPHFKALIKWLGVKKVSLGDSSKEQRTHAELNAYITDNSAPLIEWSQFAQEICQTAKNAGGDSPVVVKDTEIDETDDDDNDTEEDETDDEDYSEEQNTKNEDPIDSNDPQYYDEDGNDDDDDENENLVDAANGLQKIEQAILGGKIKSDDPLDEEVVILDGNTLLQISGLWLPILCIAMGIVVIMLAISRIFAIMMRKRGERYRQALLASKNSIVYQKLTEDIVAPKTPKVHRYAPIQQV encoded by the exons ATGAGCTACCAGTGCTTACTGGTACTCACGCTGTCGCTGCTGGCGACCAGCGTGAGCTTAGCCAACCCGGCGTCGGCCGCCGAGAAGGCCGCGGCCACGACCAGTGCCCTGCCCAAGGCCCAGGACCCGCTGTTCAACAAGATGCTCGCCGAGAAGTCCGACGGCATCCCGATGGCGCACAACCCGCTGTACAACAAGATGCTGCCGGAAGATCTGGAGGAGAACCTCATCGATGATGATGACGAGCCGGCGAAGAAGCCGGCCGACAGCAATCCCAAGTACGCCCAGCACGCGGCGCTGCTCAAGAAGCTGGCCaaggagcagcagcagaagcaggAGTCCACGACGATGG GAATTGTGCCTATCAACAAGAGCGAAGACAAGGACAGCTTCGACGACGAGGATAGCTACGAAGACGAGGGAGACCTGCTGCTGGACAACGACGACAAAGTTGCG GACGCCGAGGTACTGCCACAGGTTGAGGATCTCTCAGATGTGCAGTTTTCACAGCCTTCGGTTACGGAATCCAAGGCTGTCGAA AAACAGGCCGTCCAAACTGGCAGCTCGTCCAGCACGACTGCCCGGACCACAACCTCCACGACCCTTTCGGAAGATGAGTACTACGATGACGAGGGAAGCGATGAAACGATCGATCCGCTAGCGATCGAGAAGGTTCTCGCGGAGAGTGTCGCT AACAACAAGGTGATCGAGCCCAAGAAGCCGGTTACGCCAAAGGCCTCGACTTCAACCACCACCACTACAACAACCACGACCACCACAACAGTGGCCCCGGACGATGAGTACTACAATGATGACGATAGCGAAGAGCTCGATAACGAAAAGATCGATCCGCTCGCGATCGAGAAGGTGCTCGCGAAGAACGCT CCCAAGTCCACCGAGGCTCCCAAGTCTACGACGGCCAAGCCGAAACCATCGGATGCCCCCAAACAGGCGGCCACGTCCACCGCAAAGACCTCCGTCGCGGACAACGAGATCCTAGACGAGATCGACGAGGACGACGAGGAGTACCAGTACGATGAAGACGATGCGGACGATGAGAAGATCGACTTCGATGCCGTCGACAAGCTGCTGGCCCagaagaacaagaacaagaagcaGCAACAGCAGAAGGAAACGGCTACCGGTGCTGCCACCAGCAAGAAAACTGACAGCAAGAATGCT AACTACCCGGAATACTACGACGAAGATGATGAGGATGACGATGATGACTACAACATGGAAGAGCAAGTGCACCTGTGCCCACGGGACTGCATCTGCGAGCGCAACATGCACGCCTACCTGGTGGCCACCTGCAGCCGGCTTGATCTGGACACCCAGAAGTTCTCGCCGTCCATCACCGATCTGCAAGTCCTGGACGTTGGTCCCAAGTATCCGATCGTTCTGAGTGCCGAGTTCTTCAAGCAAATTGGTCTTTCGCACGTGGTTTCCATCAAGATCAGCAACTGCACGATCGAATACATCAGCCCGACGGCGTTCGCCGGACTGGATGATCTGTACTCGGTGAACCTGACCAACTCGGGGATTGACATGCTCCATCCGGATACCTTCGCCAACAACACCAAGCTGCGACTGCTCACGCTGTCCGGAAACGATCTCAGTGCAATGCAGAGCGTCAACTACAACACTCCGTACACCGATTACATGCTGAAGGCTCCGTCCATCGAAGAGCTGGACATCTCCAAGTGCAATCTGCAGGCTCTGCAGCCCACGGCCTTCAACGAGCTCAAGAACATCATCTACATCAACCTGGCCGACAACAAGCTGAAGACGCTGCCGGAAGGTATCTTTGACAAGGTGGAAACCATCGAAGAGCTCGACCTGTCGACCAACTCGATCGCCGAACTGCCCAAGAACATCTTCAACAAGACTTCGCTGGCCATTCTGCACCTGAAGTACAACCTGATCAGCAGCAACCTGGACTTTGTCACCGCCGATCTGCAGAAGCTTGACCTGAGCTACTGCCAGATTCGTAACATCAACGGCCAGATGTTCAAGGGAATGGAAGGACTGACCAACCTGATCCTCAAGGGCAACCGCATCAAGAAGATCAACCAGATCGCGTTCACCTCGCTCAAGGGCCTGCGCCAAATTGACCTGTCCCAGAACTATCTGGACCAGATCTCCGCGCTGACCTTCCTCGGCAACAAGGACCTGGACATCATCAAGCTGAATGACAACCCGCGCCTCAAGCAGCTGCCGGCCGAAGGCTTCCAGAGCTCGTACGGCACGTTCAACACATACATGCTGGACGTTTCCAACTGCGACATCTCCGAGCTGGCCAACAACACCTTCAAGACAATGCCGCAGCTAACCCGGCTGAACCTGGCCTGGAATAACCTGCAGACGCTGGAACCGGCCGTGCTGAGCTACTTGGACAAACTGATGGAACTGGACCTGAGCAACAACTTGATCACCGACCTTGGCGAGCACACCTTCACGCAGAATCGCAATCTGAACAAG CTGAACCTCTCCGGCAACCAGATCTCGCGCCTCTCGGCCAAGGTCTTCCTGCCGCTGCAGTACCTGAACCATCTGGACGTGAGCGATTGCGACCTGCGCACGATCTGGGACAGTTCGAACCAGCTGGCTAAGAACCCCAAGGTGCTGCCGAACCTGAAGCTGCTGAACGTGTCGTACAACGAGATCTACAGCGTGTACGTGTCGGACCTGGAATCGCTGACCAGCTTGCGCGTGCTGGACATCAAGAACAACTCGCTCAAGTGCAACCCGCACTTCAAGGCGCTGATCAAGTGGTTGGGCGTGAAGAAGGTTTCGCTGGGCGATTCGAGCAAGGAACAGCGCACTCACGCCGAGCTGAACGCGTACATCACGGACAACTCGGCACCGCTGATCGAGTGGAGCCAGTTTGCGCAGGAGATCTGTCAGACGGCGAAGAACGCTGGCGGTGATTCGCCGGTGGTGGTCAAGGACACCGAAATCGATGAGACGGATGACGATGATAACGATACGGAAGAGGATGAGACCGATGATGAGGACTACTCGGAGGAGCAGAACACCAAGAACGAAGATCCGATCGATAGCAACGATCCTCAGTACTACGACGAGGACGgtaacgatgacgatgatgatgagaaCGAAAACTTGGTGGATGCCGCCAACGGTCTTCAGAAGATCGAGCAGGCCATCCTCGGAGGCAAGATCAAGTCCGACGATCCGCTGGATGAGGAAGTCGTCATCCTGGACGGCAACACGCTGCTCCAGATCAGCGGCCTGTGGTTGCCGATCCTGTGCATTGCCATGGGCATCGTGGTGATCATGCTGGCCATCAGCAGGATCTTCGCGATCATGATGAGGAAACGTGGCGAACGCTACCGCCAGGCTCTGCTTGCTTCCAAGAACTCGATCGTGTACCAGAAGCTGACCGAAGATATTGTGGCGCCCAAAACGCCCAAGGTGCACCGATACGCCCCGATTCAGCAAGTCTAA